The Polaribacter sp. HaHaR_3_91 genomic sequence AATATCTTCAATAGATTTTCCTTCTAAGTCCGTATCTGCAATTGCATTGTTTAAGTTATTTGTATATCCTTGGTGATGTTTACTATGGTGAATCTCCATAGTTCTTGCATCAATATTTGGTTCTAACGCATCATAAGCGTATCCTAATTCCGGTAATTGAAAAGCCATTTTTTTATGTTTTTTAAAAGTTAGTATACTATTTACGCTTGTAAAATTAACCATAAATGGATGGTTTTACAAGTATTTTATGTTTTGATAATTGATTACAGTATAAATAAGATTTATTCTCCGTGTATTTGCATAAATTCCTCTAACTGATTTACCATATTTTTACTTCCACAAATAAAAGGAACTCTTTGGTGTAGCTCAGTAGGCTCCACATCCATAGTCCTTGTATAACCATCAGAAGATTTTCCGTTAGCTTGTTCTGCAATAAAAGCCATTGGGTTACATTCATAGAGTAAACGTAGTTTTCCGTTTGGGTTTCTAGAACCTTTTGGATACATATAAATACCTCCTTTTATCATGTTTCTATGAAAGTCAGAAACCAAAGAACCAATATATCTACTGGTATAAGGTCTGTTTCCTTCTTCTTCCTGGCAGTATTTAATATATTTTTTTACACCTAAAGGAAAGTCTAAATAATTTCCTTCGTTTACAGAATACATTGTTCCGTCTTCTGGGAACTCCATATTTGGGTGAGATAAGTAAAAAGAACCAATTGCAGGGTTTAATGTAAAGCCATTAACACCATCTCCAGTGGTGTAAACAATCATCGTAGAAGTTCCGTACACTACATAACCAGCAGCAACTTGTGCACTTCCTTTTTGTAAAAAATCTTTTAATTCTACAGGAGTACCTGTAGGAGTAATACGTCTATAAATAGAGAAGATCGTTCCTACCGAGACATTTACATCAATATTAGAAGAACCATCTAAAGGATCAATTAAAACAACATATTTATTTTGATGATTCTCATCGTTACTATTAATAGAAATAAAACTATCTTCTTCTTCACTAGCAATACCACAAACAATATTCCTTCTTGTTAAAGTCTGTATAAACTTATCATTAGCATACACGTCTAATTTTTGTTGATCTTCACCTTGAATATTTGTGTCTCCAGCTGCACCAATAATATCTACCAAACCAGCTTTGTTAACTTCGTGATTTACCACTTTTGCTGCTAATCTTATAGAATTTAAAAGACTAGAAAGTTCTCCAGAACTATATTTAAAAGCATGTTGATGTTCAATAATAAATTCACCTAAAGTTTGTTTTTTTCCTGTCATTTTGCGTGTTATGTTGTTAATTTTAACAAATATCTATATTTTTTAAAGTTACTACAACGTTTTAGTTATTTAATTTTCCTTTAGAAATTTAAACAATTCAAAAATAATTGTCTAAAATCTTCAAATATTTTTGGTAGATATGTAAATAACTATCTTTGATTAAAATTTATAAAAAGATGGACTTTACTGTAAGATTAGGAGAAGAAAAAGACATGCAATCTGTGCTGAATTTAATCACAGAATTAGCAGTTTTTGAGAAAGAACCAGATGCTGTAGAAGTAACAGTAGATGATTTAATAAAAGATGGTTTTTCTAAGAATCCTAAGTTTAAAGTTTTTGTAGCAGAGCAAGAAAATAAAATTATTGGTATTGCTTTGTTTTACGAACGTTATTCTACATGGAAAGGAAGAACTATTCATTTAGAAGACTTAATAGTAACCCAAAGTAAACAGAAAATAGGCGCAGGAAAAGCTTTGTATACAGCTGTTTTAAAATATGCTCATGACAATAATTTTAAGAGAGTTGCGTGGGAAGTAATAGATTGGAATACCAATGCAGTAGAATTTTATAAAAGTACAGGTGCCACGTATTTAAACGATTGGTCTGTAGTACAAATGGACAAAGAAAACTTATCAAAATTTATTCAAAATAATTAAAATGAAGATTTTTAAATTTGGAGGAGCGTCTGTAAAAGATGCAGCAAGTGTAAAAAATGTAACACAGATTTTACAAAGCGAAGGAACGGAAAGTACAGTAGTTGTAATTTCTGCAATGGGTAAAATAACCAATGCTTTTGAAGAGGTTATAGACGCATATTATAATAAGACAGATAAGTTGTCTGAAAATTTAGGTATTATAGAAGACTTCCATAAAAATTTAATGAATGATTTGTTTGATAAGGATGATGAAATTTATAAAGAAATTGATATCCTTTTAGGAGAATTAAGCTGGTTTTTAGCTAGAAATACTTCGCAGAGATATAATTATGTATATGATCAAATTATCTGTTTTGGAGAGCTTTTATCAACAAAAATAGTAAGTGCATATTTAACTAAAATTGGTGTAGAAAATAACTGGTTCGATGTTAGAAATTACATAAAAACAGATAGTAATTATAGAGATGCAAAAGTAGATTGGAATTTAACGCAAGAACTAATTAATAAAAAATTAGATGCTTCTAAATTAAATATTACTCAAGGTTTTATTGCAGCAAATGATACAGAAAACACCACTACTTTAGGTAGAGAAGGTTCGGATTATACGGCAGGTATTTTTGCGTATTGTTTAGATGCAGAGAATGTTACAATCTGGAAAGATGTTCCTGGGGTTTTAAATGCAGACCCAAGAGTCTTTGAAGATACTACTTTATTAGAGCAAATTTCTTATGAAGAAGCTATAGAAATGGCATTTTACGGAGCTTCTGTAATTCACCCAAAAACATTACAGCCCCTAGAAAGAAAAGATATTCCGTTATTGGTGCGTTCTTTTGTAAATCCAAAGGAAACAGGTACAAGAGTTTCTAAAGGAAAAATGTTAGAACCTTTTATACCTTGTTTTATTGTTAAAAAAGATCAGATTTTGGTTTCTATTTCTGCATTAGATTTTTCTTTTATGGTAGAAAATAATATCAGTTATATCTTTCAAAAATTACATGATTATCAATTAAAAGTAAACTTAATTCAGAATTCTGCCATTAGCTTTTCTGTTTGTATTGATAATAAATTTAACAAGTTCGATGAATTTTATAATGAGTTAAAAACGCAGTTTAAAATTGATGTTCAGAAAGGTGTAGACTTGTTTACTGTACGTCATTTTGATGATAAGGCTGTAGCAAGTATAGAAGCTAAGGGAACTCCTTTATTAACACAAGTAAATAAAGAAACAATTCAAATTGTTTTAGTAACAAAATAACTTCACAATATAAAAAAGGCACTAATTTTACACGTTTTCATGGAAGTAAAAGCTTTAAGTTTTAATAGCTAGTAAATCTTTGATGCATGTAAAACTGGTGTCTTTATTCTGTTTTAGTAACTAAATAGTAATTCAATATTTATTTTTAGTAAGTTTGCAGTTCCGTCTAATTATAATATATGGCATTAGTAACAGCTAAAGAGATTGCGCAAGTAATTGGTTTACATAAGTTTGGTTTTTTAGGAACTTTTATTGGGTGGATTCTATTAAGGATACTTCGTATTTCTGCAATCAATAGAATCTACGCTAAGAATAAAAATAAAAAAGATTTAAATTTTTTAAACAGTATTTTAGATGATTGCGATATCAAATTTGAAATTCCGGAAGAAGATTTAAAGAGAATTCCAAAAGAGGGCCCTTTTATTACGGTGTCTAACCATCCTTTAGGCGGTATAGATGGTGTTTTATTACTAAAATTACTCATAGAAAAAAGAGCAGATTACAAAATTATAGCCAATTTTTTACTACACAGAGTTGAGCCTTTAAAGCCTTTTGTAATGCCTGTAAATCCTTTTGAATCAAGAAAGGATGCTAAATCTAGTGTAGCTGGTATTAAAAATGCATTATTACATTTAAGAGAAGGGAATCCTTTAGGTATTTTTCCTGCAGGAGAAGTATCTACTTATAAAGATGGAAAGTTAAATGTAGATAAACCTTGGGAAGAAGGTGCTGTTAGGTTTATTAAAAAGGCGAATGTGCCTGTAATTCCTATTTATTTTCATGCAAAAAACAGTCGTCTATTTTATTTTTTATCAAAAATATCAGATACTTTAAGAACTGCAAAATTACCATCTGAAGTAATATCTCAAGGAGGTAAAGTTATAAAAGTAAGAATAGGGAAGCCAATTTCTGTAAAAGACCAAGAAGAATATAAAGAGATTTCTGCTTATTCCGAATTTATCAGAAAGAAAACTTATATGTTGGCTAATCCTTTTGAAAAAGCACATAAGTTAATATCTGCCCAAACTTTAAAGATTCCTAAAAAGGCTGCTAAAAAAATAACACCTCAAAGAAATACAGATTTATTTATTAAAGAAGTAGATGCTTTAAGAAAAGGAGATGGTAGGTTGTTAGAAAGTAAGAACTACGAAGTGTTTTTTGCCAGTGCAAAAGAGATTCCTAATTTATTACATGAAATTGGTAGATTGCGAGAAGTTACTTTTAGGGCTGTAGGTGAAGGAACCAATAAAGAAATAGATTTAGATAAATTCGACAAATATTATCACCATTTGTTACTGTGGGACAGAGAAGCAAACTGTTTGGCAGGAGCTTACAGAATGGGGCTTGGAAAAGATATTTATAAAAAATATGGTATTAATGGTTTCTATATTCAAACACTGTTTAGAATTGAGCCAGAATTATTTCAAATGATGGACAATACCATAGAAATGGGTAGAGCTTTCATTATTGGCGAATATCAACAAAAGCCAATGCCACTATTTTTATTATGGAAGGGAATTGTACATGTTACTTTACGTTATCCAGAATATAAATACTTAATGGGAGGAGTTTCTATTAGCAATCAGTTTTCAGATTTTTCAAAATCGTTAATGATAGAGTTTATGAAATCTCATTATTACGACCCATATATTGCGCAATACATTCATCCGAAGAAAGAATACAAAGTAAAATTAAAAGACGGTGACAAAGATTTTGTGTTTGATGCTACCAAAGCAGACATGCAAAAGTTCGATAAAATTATCGATGAAATTGAACCAGGAGCACTAAGAATTCCTGTGTTGATTAAAAAATACGTAAAACAAAACGCACGTTTGGTTGCGTTTAATGTAGATCCTAAATTTAATAATGCCGTAGATGGCTTAATGTACATCAAAGTATCAGACATACCAGATAGCACTGTAAAACCAGTTATGGAAGAATTTCAGGCAGAGTTAGAGCGTAAGGCTACAGAGTTACAGGATAAATAAAAAAAAATATTTTTATTAGGGCGTTACCCAAAAGGGTCGGGCTTTACGTTTCAAGTCCTCGGTCGTTCCTCCCTGTGGGCTTTTCACTGCAATCCCTAACGCGGGCTTGTTTGTAGAAATATGTCTTCTAATTTTATATTTTACTTCTTTAAGATGAATTTCTGTCGCTAGTTTCTAAAGAATGATATATATAAA encodes the following:
- the fbp gene encoding class 1 fructose-bisphosphatase; amino-acid sequence: MTGKKQTLGEFIIEHQHAFKYSSGELSSLLNSIRLAAKVVNHEVNKAGLVDIIGAAGDTNIQGEDQQKLDVYANDKFIQTLTRRNIVCGIASEEEDSFISINSNDENHQNKYVVLIDPLDGSSNIDVNVSVGTIFSIYRRITPTGTPVELKDFLQKGSAQVAAGYVVYGTSTMIVYTTGDGVNGFTLNPAIGSFYLSHPNMEFPEDGTMYSVNEGNYLDFPLGVKKYIKYCQEEEGNRPYTSRYIGSLVSDFHRNMIKGGIYMYPKGSRNPNGKLRLLYECNPMAFIAEQANGKSSDGYTRTMDVEPTELHQRVPFICGSKNMVNQLEEFMQIHGE
- a CDS encoding GNAT family N-acetyltransferase, with the translated sequence MDFTVRLGEEKDMQSVLNLITELAVFEKEPDAVEVTVDDLIKDGFSKNPKFKVFVAEQENKIIGIALFYERYSTWKGRTIHLEDLIVTQSKQKIGAGKALYTAVLKYAHDNNFKRVAWEVIDWNTNAVEFYKSTGATYLNDWSVVQMDKENLSKFIQNN
- a CDS encoding aspartate kinase, which encodes MKIFKFGGASVKDAASVKNVTQILQSEGTESTVVVISAMGKITNAFEEVIDAYYNKTDKLSENLGIIEDFHKNLMNDLFDKDDEIYKEIDILLGELSWFLARNTSQRYNYVYDQIICFGELLSTKIVSAYLTKIGVENNWFDVRNYIKTDSNYRDAKVDWNLTQELINKKLDASKLNITQGFIAANDTENTTTLGREGSDYTAGIFAYCLDAENVTIWKDVPGVLNADPRVFEDTTLLEQISYEEAIEMAFYGASVIHPKTLQPLERKDIPLLVRSFVNPKETGTRVSKGKMLEPFIPCFIVKKDQILVSISALDFSFMVENNISYIFQKLHDYQLKVNLIQNSAISFSVCIDNKFNKFDEFYNELKTQFKIDVQKGVDLFTVRHFDDKAVASIEAKGTPLLTQVNKETIQIVLVTK
- a CDS encoding lysophospholipid acyltransferase family protein, with amino-acid sequence MALVTAKEIAQVIGLHKFGFLGTFIGWILLRILRISAINRIYAKNKNKKDLNFLNSILDDCDIKFEIPEEDLKRIPKEGPFITVSNHPLGGIDGVLLLKLLIEKRADYKIIANFLLHRVEPLKPFVMPVNPFESRKDAKSSVAGIKNALLHLREGNPLGIFPAGEVSTYKDGKLNVDKPWEEGAVRFIKKANVPVIPIYFHAKNSRLFYFLSKISDTLRTAKLPSEVISQGGKVIKVRIGKPISVKDQEEYKEISAYSEFIRKKTYMLANPFEKAHKLISAQTLKIPKKAAKKITPQRNTDLFIKEVDALRKGDGRLLESKNYEVFFASAKEIPNLLHEIGRLREVTFRAVGEGTNKEIDLDKFDKYYHHLLLWDREANCLAGAYRMGLGKDIYKKYGINGFYIQTLFRIEPELFQMMDNTIEMGRAFIIGEYQQKPMPLFLLWKGIVHVTLRYPEYKYLMGGVSISNQFSDFSKSLMIEFMKSHYYDPYIAQYIHPKKEYKVKLKDGDKDFVFDATKADMQKFDKIIDEIEPGALRIPVLIKKYVKQNARLVAFNVDPKFNNAVDGLMYIKVSDIPDSTVKPVMEEFQAELERKATELQDK